From the genome of Cuculus canorus isolate bCucCan1 chromosome 4, bCucCan1.pri, whole genome shotgun sequence:
ctttatCTATATCCTGTTGTTCTATAATAAGGATTCTAGAGGCTGCTTAAGCGTcaaagttcttatctcactccttcccagggcctgtggcaGACAAGTTCCAGCACATCCCCCTAAACAAtccttctgtactttgggtttttccactgcctgtcaggcCCTGTGCtacatctcccccttcctgttgcACAACAAGAATCCCTTTCACAGATTGCGCTACCAAGCTTTGCAAATATTGTAATAAACAtggcaataaaagtaataacaaaataaagacacCTAAAGCATATACGACCATTTTTACAAGGCTTCTCAACCACCCTGAAAGTCCCCATCCTTCAAAGAGTTTATCTAACCAGTCCCAACTATCACTCTGTTGTAATTTGGAGACTCCAGTCTTAAGCTGTTGAATGCTCGCATGAATAGATTCCGAGTGGTCGGAAAGattcatgcaacacataccctcaaaatcttcacaaccatgtccttgagctaaaagcaaaaaatctattgcagctctattttgtaatgtaataTGCCTAACACTATTAACGTCagctaacaagccactcaaagccattgaagtagcattattctgcttactcaaccaatatccaaatttgtcagctttgtcaaggctgctgcagttgctaccccaggagctaatgctgaggcagctacaatttctccaggttcccagaaaggtgactgtactctcatAGTCAGCCCaaaattgatggatagatcgtttattttgtttacttcgtttcttgttataaatcatagtgtgattgggagttagtaacgtaagccatccaaggctacatagcctgcaattaaattttgacaatattcctcTGCACACTTTACCTCCATTAATCAGAGAAAAAATTTCTacatgcaaagcaactggaaaagaaaaagaacgtgATACTTTAGGAAAGATATGACTATAAAAGGCTGTAGcgtttctatacacaggtaaagtagcatttacattctgacctttttgagtgatgttataggtacaATTGTACATTACAtaagcatccattattactgacttatttcgctggaacctatcttggaccgctgtctgtaatgacacaaacataacctcttcctgtcatttttggCTCAACAGGTCCTTCCCATTCGCCTGAGTCCCAGCCTGACTCTAGCGATTggtgatggattacaataggaggactagttctatttccagttaaatgtaaaaagttcaaaagttcaacacataagtcgcctttgcaattctttcactaggaggtaacaCTGCgctttttgcttttgtgccTTTGTTGTTAACATTAGTCTAATTCTCACTGTGAGCCTTTATaatgtctttttctgttctcaattattttaaagtaaaatagtAAGTACTAAAGTAATTATTTAGAATGCACcatcatatatttttattgtttaaaattattttcactcaTCAGCAAGAACTTTTAGTTTGTATTCTTAGCTATTTTACAAAACTATGGACCCATAATACATTTTCTCAAAGTTCTGAGACTGATTTTGGCAGCATTtataataacaagaaaaatctttgtagAATTTAGACACACTGCCATTTGTCAGGGTTTAAGGGCCAGAAAAGACCATTTGATCATCTAGTCTGACCTCTCATAGCACATTTCACTTTGGCACCTACCGTGTATTCTCTGCATCTTTATGTTACTTTTAATATCCATGTTAATTGCTAATGTTCTTTAAACAATTTACATTGAGGTGGAATGAGAAATTCTGCTGCAATGTGCACACAGATTTAGAAAACACAGGAACCCTTTCATGTGTTAGTCTTTAAATAAGGGAAAGAACAATTAACACGGTGTATACCCCATCCTTACCAACTTGCCTCCTCAACTTTCATGGCCTAAGCCTGAAGAGAGGATTTGTCACTTTGCGTGAAAAGGTCAGAAAGATGAGATGAAAGCATCACAATGGGGATAATCCTATTACTGTAATTAGGCAATCATCATCTATCACTTCAGCTGTAAACAAAGACTTTGTTGTTTTCACTCAGGTCTTCCTGAGCAAGTGAACACAGTCTGCACCCCCCTTCACTCTTCCAGCACATACAAAATctatttcattaattatttttttcatttgccttttttttttccaacatgaGACATATGAACTTATTGAAATCCAACGTTTTTCATCTCTGTATAAAACAAATCATGAGAAAAGCTTCTTATAATGTTTAGTGCTGAACTATTGGAAAGTTGTTTCCTAAAGCAGTAAAACAGCATTCTGGGAGTAATTGTGGTATTGAAATTGATGATGGAAAtgctagggggaaaaaagcaatttaaaaatgttcctgAGCTACTGAAGGATCACACAGCTACTAAAAATTGATAATGTTTTATCAGGTCCTTGGAGCAGCAgttaaatattaacaaaaacatacaaatgACTGTCTAGTGTCTAATTTACAAGGTATTGTGCTCAAACACTCTATGAAATTGCAATCAGTTTTAAACATTATGCACATCCTTTcagaatacaaaacaaaacaaacaagttaGATTGatatataagaaaataaagatttctttacaattttctttttagctatGAAAGGCAAAACTATATACAgtcataaagaaaaaggaaacaaaaaatttgaaattaatctaCTTTTGAAGTTTTTCTCCCACTCTACATATAACTGGCCACTAATATTTCTAATATGGTTTAAAACTATGGTTTTGGGaggagattatttttttgttgtagttCCACCAGTAACAAAGATTTTGGTAATGAAATTGCAGTAGCACCACATCACCCACAAAGTTGTCTTCTGGTTATGCTACAGAAATGACTATGCCGTTATTTGTTTTATACAAGTGTACGAGCTGTGCCTTGGCCATATTTCACATCAATTTCAAGTTCTATTTAATGgctcatatatatttttatgtgcaTTGGAAGAAGTAAGGTGACATCTCTCAGTATAAATGtccttctgccagctccctgaATTTCAGTAGGGAAGagtaaaaatttttatttaatcatacCACATTGATTAAATCAGTCAGCTCATTAGTATGGAAGTCTGGTTTTGATAGTCATCAGTACTAGCCCCACACAGAAGGcataagaaattcttcactgtatATTCTGAAGAGGCTGCTACAGAGTCAAGTTTCTTTCTGTGACTTTCTCTTAAAACAAAggttttaaaagtctttttgaAACTCTGTTGCATTTCATGGTTtcaattacagaaataattttccatgtGACTTACTGTGTTTCACATAGAAACCTCTGCAATTTTAATTTCCCTAGATGTTTCCCTAGAACACAATCTCACCTTGTGTTATGAAAGTGGGCAGCACCATCCACTCTACCTTCTACACAGAAATagctattttattattattgcattCTCTTTTACCTATCCCTTTTAAAGTAGAGTCTATGCCTTTTCTGCATGACATCAGACAGACATTTTTCCTAGGACACCAgtcattttcactgtttttcagaatttctaCTACATATTTGATACACAGCCTGAAATTAGTCActcatgatttattttaatatgtcaCTTCAATGCAGGTGAATTAAAATATCCACAGGAACATGAATGTAGACAAGTAAATTTACATTATTGTGACTCTTGTGTATCTTTCCAGCGTGATAaacatttttcaggttttcctgAAGGCTTAATGGTTTTCTAAATGATAGAAAATATACAATAGAATGAACACATAATTCAAATCTATACTTTCACAATTCAGTGCACTTTACTATTAGATTTAAGTGCCATCACTAATTTCTGATGAAATGCACTGACTCGTTCTTTCTGGGCTGGCCAGTTCAAGAGGCAGTGAGATTTGAACATTCCTCTTCTCAGGTGAAGTGCATGATACAACTTGTAATCTTGGATATCCTGAAGAAAGATCAGTATGATGGAGTCCCGACTTTGTTCAATAGCTTGCTGAAGAGCATGATACACCttaaagctgaaacaaaattaagacaaaaatacatattttctttcaggtgaagggaaaaaaaggcaaacagttCTTCTAATAGCTCACATAATAGCACATTACAAGCTCAAGGACTAGACTCAGATAGGGGTCTTAATGTCTATCCTATAATATAAGTTTGTCATTACCAGTGTTAAATCAGTTACAGTctaacttaagaaaaaaatcatcctctAAAATATAATCTAAGTCTACTGTCTCGATGTAGCCTTATTTAGCAAAGTGCTTTTCTTGTCAAGATCACTACATAAGAAAGGTGAAAAGACCCATTTAGAGACAAATAAATGTAATCTTTGGATGCTAGTGATCTCACTCattattgttctttttcaaCGTGCAATTTTAAGGAACGCAAACTGTACAGGTGACAGCTtgactttctgaaaaaaatacatatatactgACTGAGAGATTCAAATTTCCACTGGTGTACATGTGGAAAAATTAACTATTAACTTAGGAACTATTCTGAAGTTATGATATGTAAAGTGAACCTATTAAATTAGAATTTGCttggtattttttattaaattaccTAGGAAAAAATTACCTTGTTAATAAAATCTGTTAAATAATTCTCTCCCTCAGATACAAAATTTTATATCCTACTCACTTTTTGCACCAGGGATCCTGTAAAAGGTGTTCAGtcacaacaaaaataatcttcctGCTCATTTTTATACTGTTAATTGTGGCTTCAAATACAGATATGCCTGCTTCAAAGTCCCGTTCTTCTAAACAAAAGCTAATTTGAAACTGGTTATCTTCTTCCAGAGACATGAAATTCTTTGACACCCAATCCTTGTCCTCTCTTGCATGAATAACGTAGGCATCATAAACATACTCCTCCTGTTGTCTGTCAAGTTCTTTAAAACCAAGTATCCGATTTACTGAAATATTCCAGTAGAAAGCTATTCTCCACCCTTCAAAATGGATTataagaacaataaaaattactagCATCACAGTAGTGGTATTGATCACATAGAGAAGTTTAAAAGGAGCACTGTCTTTGCAGGCTGAGCTATCAAAATGCAACACCAAACTACCATGATATTTAGGTGGTGTGTTGCAAAGGTACTGGGACCTCAGTCCAGGTATATATGCTTGGGTCATATTAAGCCAATCAGCAAACCAAGCAATGCTTTCACAAGTGCAATCAAATGGATTGGAATCCATCTCTAGTATTCTTAAGCTCTTGAAAGCTGGGCcaaacactttttcttcaaCTGAAGTTACCAGATTTTTCTGAAGGTTCAATGAATTCAGATAGGCTTGGTCATCAAACAGAGTTGCTGGAAGGAAATTCAAATTATTTGATCCCAAATCCAAGTTTCTTAATTGAAAGAGACCCTTGAAAGCCTGAACTGGAATCTCATCAAGCCCATTTGATTTTAAGTTAAGAATATGCAAGTTGggaagatttttcaaaaaaagaacaggGCCACCTGGATTTGCATGTTTCCAAAGACGAGCTAAATTATTGTGCTGCAAATCTAGAATGTCAAGTTTGTGAAGTCCATCAAACAAGTCATCTTTTATGTTTGCTATGTTGTTATTGCTGATGTCCAGGATAGTCAGATTTTGTAGAGGATGAAAAGGTGAAGGAGAAATTGCCAGATTACTGCAACCTACCTTCCTCAGCATCAGTTTTCTAAGGCTTGGGACAAAAATGAATGATTCACTTCGCAAAGTCAAATTTTTATTATAGGAAAGATAAATATCTTGTATATTATTGAGACCTTTAAACTCATGACCCGTGAGCTCTTGACTAATTTCATTGAGACCAAGATCAAGAATTTTCAGATGTCCCAGGGAGGAAAATGCCCCACTTTCTATTGTAGAGATTCTTGTTTTTGTGAGGTTGAGAACCTGCAAACTGGACTTAGCAAGTGATGAAAATGTTTGATTAGTTATTCTTTGTAAGTTTATGTTGCAGTTACAGAGACTCAGGTATTTAAGGTTGTTCAGACCTGTGAACATATTAGCAGTAATTCTTGGAAAATTGTTATTATCCATTATAAGGTACTCCAGGTGGTATAACCAGTGAAAGGAGAAGTCTTCGATTTTCCCAGTAAGTGAATTTATCAAATTCAGATATTTGAGGCTGGATAATCCATAAAATAAGCGAGAAGATACATGGATATTACTATGCTTCAGGTTTAAGTATTGTAAACTTGAAAGCCACTGAAATGAGTCATCTTCTATCACAGACAGAGGATTTTGGGAAAGGTTTAAAACTGTGAGATTTGTTCTTTGCAGTCCCTGGAAAGTTGACTTGCCAATGTATGAAAGCTTCACATGGCTCAGTGAGAGGTTCTGAATTGCTGTGTTTGATAATTCTGTACAAAGCTTCTTGGTGTTGTTTTCACCCAGTTCAACATTGTTCAGTATGAGGCCAAACAGATTTCCAATTGCATGTAAACATTCTGTGtgaaactgaaaggaaaagaaaaaaaaaaagagtattggCCTAAACAAAGGGACTATGTAAGAAGGTAGCTCCATAAAGCCAAAATTTGCaaaggttttcaaaagcaaattttcaaGCAGAATATAACCCCTATGGTGATGTTTTTCCACAGCCAAATTCCAGCAACCACTTCTTGGAGTTTATGCTTCTTGCAATAATAGTGGTAAAATTTGTAATGTGATTATCATATCTCTGATTAGTAGTCTTTTGGAAGAAGATTGAAGTTTGCTTACTAGCATAAGCAAAGCTTACTAGCTTACTAGCATCTTGCCTATCCACTGCCCAAGAAAGGAGCAGTCCCATTTGCCTATCCACACAGTGTACCCTTGTGCCAGAATGGCTATACACGCAGTGACATGGTGAACCAGACAGGGAACCATCCTGACTACAAGCCCATTAAGCCAAAATATCTGTAGACTTCCTCCAGTGATCCAGTGCACGGCCTCATTAAAGTTTGTATCTGAAAGAGGGAGGGATGAAGTGGCCAAGGCAAAGATGGACAGTAGGATTGCCTCTCAGCAGTGCTACAAACTTATGGCACTTTTAAGTAGCCTTGTAATTTCAATCTACATGTTATTTACAGATCAGtgaactgggaagaaaaaatcaagCAAATTCAATGCAAATTCAGTATTCATGTGCTGAGGGTCAACCATTTTAGAACTGCAAGACTGACCATCACTCTTTAAA
Proteins encoded in this window:
- the TLR3 gene encoding toll-like receptor 3 isoform X2; the encoded protein is MLDSNQITELKKEDFSFLSNTSLNSLDLSSNPLKEFHTECLHAIGNLFGLILNNVELGENNTKKLCTELSNTAIQNLSLSHVKLSYIGKSTFQGLQRTNLTVLNLSQNPLSVIEDDSFQWLSSLQYLNLKHSNIHVSSRLFYGLSSLKYLNLINSLTGKIEDFSFHWLYHLEYLIMDNNNFPRITANMFTGLNNLKYLSLCNCNINLQRITNQTFSSLAKSSLQVLNLTKTRISTIESGAFSSLGHLKILDLGLNEISQELTGHEFKGLNNIQDIYLSYNKNLTLRSESFIFVPSLRKLMLRKVGCSNLAISPSPFHPLQNLTILDISNNNIANIKDDLFDGLHKLDILDLQHNNLARLWKHANPGGPVLFLKNLPNLHILNLKSNGLDEIPVQAFKGLFQLRNLDLGSNNLNFLPATLFDDQAYLNSLNLQKNLVTSVEEKVFGPAFKSLRILEMDSNPFDCTCESIAWFADWLNMTQAYIPGLRSQYLCNTPPKYHGSLVLHFDSSACKDSAPFKLLYVINTTTVMLVIFIVLIIHFEGWRIAFYWNISVNRILGFKELDRQQEEYVYDAYVIHAREDKDWVSKNFMSLEEDNQFQISFCLEERDFEAGISVFEATINSIKMSRKIIFVVTEHLLQDPWCKNFKVYHALQQAIEQSRDSIILIFLQDIQDYKLYHALHLRRGMFKSHCLLNWPAQKERVSAFHQKLVMALKSNSKVH
- the TLR3 gene encoding toll-like receptor 3 isoform X1; amino-acid sequence: MGSAVFWWSSLSVRLVSVSLLCASAGKQCQIRNEMADCSHLKLTEIPSDLPNNITGLDISHNQLRLLGPANLTKYSQLVYLNVGYNIISKLQPDLCKNVPLLQILKLEHNELYKLPDRVFASCTNLTELNLGYNKIDIKNDPFKALEKLNILDLSHNFLKSANLGLQQQLKNLHELMLDSNQITELKKEDFSFLSNTSLNSLDLSSNPLKEFHTECLHAIGNLFGLILNNVELGENNTKKLCTELSNTAIQNLSLSHVKLSYIGKSTFQGLQRTNLTVLNLSQNPLSVIEDDSFQWLSSLQYLNLKHSNIHVSSRLFYGLSSLKYLNLINSLTGKIEDFSFHWLYHLEYLIMDNNNFPRITANMFTGLNNLKYLSLCNCNINLQRITNQTFSSLAKSSLQVLNLTKTRISTIESGAFSSLGHLKILDLGLNEISQELTGHEFKGLNNIQDIYLSYNKNLTLRSESFIFVPSLRKLMLRKVGCSNLAISPSPFHPLQNLTILDISNNNIANIKDDLFDGLHKLDILDLQHNNLARLWKHANPGGPVLFLKNLPNLHILNLKSNGLDEIPVQAFKGLFQLRNLDLGSNNLNFLPATLFDDQAYLNSLNLQKNLVTSVEEKVFGPAFKSLRILEMDSNPFDCTCESIAWFADWLNMTQAYIPGLRSQYLCNTPPKYHGSLVLHFDSSACKDSAPFKLLYVINTTTVMLVIFIVLIIHFEGWRIAFYWNISVNRILGFKELDRQQEEYVYDAYVIHAREDKDWVSKNFMSLEEDNQFQISFCLEERDFEAGISVFEATINSIKMSRKIIFVVTEHLLQDPWCKNFKVYHALQQAIEQSRDSIILIFLQDIQDYKLYHALHLRRGMFKSHCLLNWPAQKERVSAFHQKLVMALKSNSKVH